One genomic region from Vitis riparia cultivar Riparia Gloire de Montpellier isolate 1030 chromosome 17, EGFV_Vit.rip_1.0, whole genome shotgun sequence encodes:
- the LOC117904097 gene encoding pentatricopeptide repeat-containing protein At2g02980, chloroplastic-like, with the protein MKRSVKSFLQAPSNLSQWTHNLTIRPSSTSALTVCENPPQITESKHSYLTKSISNHVHMNQMLSQMIMNYIPIDHLNLMKLIDFSVSSHGFAASALLFTQFYGFIDSDLCNSMIRCYTDSNKHLHSVFIYTQMWKNGIFPDSSTFPTVLKSVAQLCRQELGKAIHCCIIQMGFESNVYVSTALVNMYGICSSVTDARQVFDEIPDRNIVSWNALITGYNHNRMFRKVIDVFREMQIAGAKPVEVTMVGVLLACAHLGALNQGRWIDEYIDHNRLRLNVFVGTALIDMYAKCGVVDEAEKIFKAMRVKNVYTWNVLISGYAMNGRGESALQAFSRMIMEKFKPDEVTFLGVLCACCHQGLVNEGRTYFTSMKEEFGLRPRIEHYGCMVDLLGRAGFLDEAQQLIQTMSMQPDPIIWRELLGACRIHGNIQLGEFAIKKLLELEPNNGENYVLLANLYARDQRWDKVGEVREMMDCRRVRKVPGCSSIEIDNVVYEFVVSNYIKPGFEEVYKLLADMNKKLKLAGYVADTGMASYDIEEEEKEHSLMYHSEKLALAFGLLKSPSEKKLKSKTHSPILRSSGKCYPLNYRFIILELQWPAQKSVQSVVHCHGEEVLVWTEQQGGIRKGTKEAEVEDPFSYFKILGKMLSVELKVHPRTPVACSEKSVARRKCLSGLNSEEEEKEISLLDGSHSI; encoded by the exons ATGAAAAGATCAGTGAAATCATTCCTACAAGCTCCAAGCAACCTCTCCCAGTGGACCCACAACCTAACCATCCGTCCATCTTCAACCTCTGCACTCACGGTCTGTGAAAATCCACCTCAAATCACAGAATCCAAGCATTCTTATTTGACAAAATCAATCTCAAATCATGTCCACATGAACCAAATGCTCAGCCAAATGATCATGAACTACATACCCATCGACCACCTCAATTTGATGAAGCTGATAGACTTTTCCGTGTCCTCGCATGGTTTTGCAGCCTCTGCTCTTCTCTTTACTCAGTTCTATGGCTTCATTGATTCTGACCTCTGTAACTCCATGATCAGATGTTATACTGACTCGAACAAGCATTTACATTCAGTTTTTATATACACCCAAATGTggaaaaatggtatttttcCCGACTCTTCAACTTTTCCCACTGTGCTCAAATCAGTTGCGCAGTTATGCCGCCAAGAACTTGGAAAAGCGATACATTGTTGCATTATTCAAATGGGTTTTGAGTCAAATGTCTACGTAAGCACTGCACTCGTTAATATGTATGGTATTTGTTCATCGGTTACTGATGCTCGTCAAGTGTTTGATGAAATTCCGGACAGAAATATTGTGTCGTGGAATGCTTTGATCACTGGTTACAACCACAATAGGATGTTCAGGAAAGTGATTGATGTGTTCAGAGAGATGCAGATTGCTGGGGCCAAGCCAGTGGAGGTGACCATGGTGGGGGTTCTATTGGCTTGTGCCCATTTGGGAGCTTTGAACCAGGGAAGGTGGATTGATGAATATATCGACCATAATAGATTGAGATTGAATGTGTTTGTTGGTACTGCTCTTATAGACATGTATGCCAAATGTGGGGTTGTTGATGAGGCAGAAAAGATTTTCAAAGCAATGAGGGTAAAGAACGTCTATACTTGGAATGTGTTGATCTCAGGATATGCCATGAATGGGCGGGGTGAATCTGCTTTGCAGGCTTTTTCTAGGATGATTATGGAGAAGTTTAAGCCTGATGAGGTTACTTTCTTAGGTGTACTGTGTGCTTGTTGTCACCAAGGCCTTGTCAATGAAGGGCGGACATATTTTACAAGCATGAAGGAAGAGTTTGGATTGCGACCAAGGATAGAGCACTATGGGTGCATGGTTGACCTACTTGGTCGAGCTGGATTCCTGGATGAAGCCCAGCAACTAATACAAACCATGAGCATGCAACCTGACCCTATAATCTGGAGGGAATTGCTAGGTGCTTGCCGGATTCATGGCAATATCCAATTGGGTGAGTTTGCAATTAAAAAACTTCTCGAGCTTGAGCCAAACAATGGTGAGAATTATGTGTTGCTAGCAAATCTATATGCTCGGGACCAAAGGTGGGATAAAGTTGGAGAAGTAAGAGAAATGATGGATTGTAGAAGAGTCCGGAAGGTCCCAGGTTGCAGTTCTATTGAAATTGATAATGTGGTTTATGAGTTTGTGGTGTCAAATTATATTAAACCAGGATTTGAGGAGGTATATAAGCTGTTGGCTGATATGAACAAGAAATTGAAATTGGCTGGTTATGTTGCAGACACTGGCATGGCTTCCTATGACATTgaggaagaagagaaggaaCACTCTCTAATGTATCATAGCGAGAAGCTTGCACTGGCATTTGGACTTCTGAAGTCTCCTTCAG AAAAGAAGCTGAAGTCGAAGACACATTCTCCTATTTTGAGATCCTCAGGAAAATGTTATCCGTTGAACTATAGGTTCATCATCCTAGAACTCCAGTGGCCTGCACAGAAAAG TGTCCAGTCGGTGGTCCACTGCCATGGGGAGGAAGTGCTTGTCTGGACTGAACAGCAAGGAGGAATAAGAAAAGGAAC
- the LOC117905152 gene encoding uncharacterized protein LOC117905152 isoform X1, producing the protein MGTNLLYESFPGNYSTWDLNMEAVGSRCLPCNDDKTLKSELHYNGALPPPALHRQLGSDKEELRQTILKQEVMFNDQVQELHRLYRRQMELMNEIEKKQLHKQSDYAVKMSQEPRDLDSISTRPNSLIDLNQPYQGEEAGTSNSVYSLGPGISQGEIPGRDPSAKTNSGFGVLSMESFGNSETKKNVDACSRPQEHPPFTNEAGHNRSTLVDFQLPSVSTRGRPRHHLERSPIVVLALPAFNGPAPLNKFSRRSIARPRHTGNKLHVGRSSRCSPQHGHVRSKITSHDSHFESMTSSTDHDFSPGHPAHKEHLKGSDMMDVKSERDMDLNSIPPARSADVVSQQQTCTMDKGNKSEESWPALSVPGASVVAPISPENQECPRPRGESEETPLDLSQGKGTGPLEKPDKIAAEESLFTSSTGIEACLESAACDPSNTSPLYWFVTICLDPNTESKLSFSGNNGSEQEGLSCDEVDYFEAMTLKLVELKSEEHLCKNNSQKEEGTCSTIFLSQPKKGRRWRRQKDFQKEILPSLASLARHEVAEDLQTIGGLVKAAGSPPGTKLARDAGKNKEARGRKRMRASVSNVVESTGSMPLQQPAATAEAGSQDRWLTGWGSVRRRGQRHRASNPSLLLTQFS; encoded by the exons ATGGGAACAAATTTACTGTATGAGAGCTTCCCAGGAAACTACTCCACTTGGGATCTTAATATGGAAGCTGTTGGCAGTAGGTGCCTCCCTTGTAATGATGATAAAACCTTGAAAAGTGAGCTACACTATAATGGTGCATTGCCGCCACCTGCTCTGCACAGACAGCTTGGGTCTGACAAGGAAGAATTAAGGCAGACCATCCTGAAGCAAGAAGTCATGTTTAACGATCAG GTGCAGGAACTCCATCGTCTTTATAGAAGACAGATGGAATTAATGAACGAAATTGAAAAGAAGCAACTCCATAAGCAGTCTGACTATGCCGTGAAGATGTCACAGGAGCCAAGGGATCTTGATTCAATTTCAACGAGACCAAACAGTTTAATTGACTTGAATCAACCTTATCAGGGGGAAGAAGCTGGAACTTCAAACTCTGTTTATTCTCTTGGTCCTGGGATCAGCCAGGGAGAGATCCCAGGCAGGGATCCATCTGCAAAAACAAATTCAGGATTTGGAGTTTTATCCATGGAAAGTTTTGGTAATagtgaaactaaaaaaaacgtGGATGCATGCTCAAGGCCGCAGGAGCATCCACCTTTTACCAATGAAGCTG GGCATAATAGAAGCACATTGGTCGATTTTCAGTTACCATCAGTTTCAACTCGGGGGAGGCCAAGACATCATTTGGAGCGGAGTCCAATAGTGGTTTTAGCACTTCCTGCCTTTAATGGCCCTGCCCCATTGAATAAGTTCTCCAGACGATCAATTGCTAGGCCTAGGCATACTGGCAACAAGCTTCATGTGGGTAGAAGTTCGAGATGTAGTCCACAACATGGACATGTGAGGTCCAAGATCACTTCCCATGACTCCCATTTCGAGTCCATGACAAGCAGTACTGACCATGATTTCTCTCCTGGACACCCTGCCCATAAGGAGCACTTAAAGGGTTCAGATATGATGGATGTGAAATCAGAGAGGGATATGGACTTAAATTCCATTCCCCCTGCTCGTTCTGCAGATGTGGTTTCCCAACAACAGACTTGTACCATGGATAAAGGCAACAAGTCTGAAG AGAGTTGGCCAGCACTTTCTGTTCCAGGAGCTTCTGTAGTGGCACCTATTAGTCCAGAAAACCAGGAGTGTCCCCGACCTAGAGGAGAATCTGAGGAGACTCCTCTAGATTTGTCCCAAGGGAAAGGTACAGGTCCACTAGAGAAGCCTGACAAAATTGCAGCAGAGGAATCACTTTTCACTTCTTCAACTGGGATTGAAGCTTGTTTAGAGAGTGCTGCTTGTGATCCATCCAACACTTCACCCCTGTATTGGTTTGTCACTATTTGTTTGGATCCTAACACTGAGTCTAAATTATCTTTTAGTGGCAATAATGGTTCTGAACAGGAGGGGTTGTCATGTGATGAGGTTGATTACTTCGAAGCCATGACATTGAAACTAGTTGAGCTTAAGTCAGAAGAGCACCTGTGCAAGAACAATAGCCAAAAGGAGGAAGGGACATGCTCTACCATATTTCTGAGTCAACCAAAAAAGGGCCGCCGGTGGAGACGACAGAAGGACTTTCAGAAGGAAATCCTCCCCAGCCTCGCCTCTCTCGCGAGGCATGAGGTGGCTGAAGATCTTCAGACAATAGGAGGGCTGGTGAAAGCTGCAGGTTCTCCTCCAGGAACAAAGTTGGCAAGAGATGCTGGTAAAAACAAGGAGGCAAGGGGGAGGAAGCGGATGAGAGCCTCTGTCTCCAATGTGGTGGAGAGCACTGGGTCTATGCCATTGCAACAGCCAGCTGCCACTGCTGAAGCGGGGTCACAGGACAGATGGCTAACAGGGTGGGGGAGTGTAAGGCGCCGGGGTCAGAGACATCGGGCAAGTAATCCTTCTCTTCTTTTAACTCAGTTCTCATGA
- the LOC117905152 gene encoding uncharacterized protein LOC117905152 isoform X2, which produces MELMNEIEKKQLHKQSDYAVKMSQEPRDLDSISTRPNSLIDLNQPYQGEEAGTSNSVYSLGPGISQGEIPGRDPSAKTNSGFGVLSMESFGNSETKKNVDACSRPQEHPPFTNEAGHNRSTLVDFQLPSVSTRGRPRHHLERSPIVVLALPAFNGPAPLNKFSRRSIARPRHTGNKLHVGRSSRCSPQHGHVRSKITSHDSHFESMTSSTDHDFSPGHPAHKEHLKGSDMMDVKSERDMDLNSIPPARSADVVSQQQTCTMDKGNKSEESWPALSVPGASVVAPISPENQECPRPRGESEETPLDLSQGKGTGPLEKPDKIAAEESLFTSSTGIEACLESAACDPSNTSPLYWFVTICLDPNTESKLSFSGNNGSEQEGLSCDEVDYFEAMTLKLVELKSEEHLCKNNSQKEEGTCSTIFLSQPKKGRRWRRQKDFQKEILPSLASLARHEVAEDLQTIGGLVKAAGSPPGTKLARDAGKNKEARGRKRMRASVSNVVESTGSMPLQQPAATAEAGSQDRWLTGWGSVRRRGQRHRASNPSLLLTQFS; this is translated from the exons ATGGAATTAATGAACGAAATTGAAAAGAAGCAACTCCATAAGCAGTCTGACTATGCCGTGAAGATGTCACAGGAGCCAAGGGATCTTGATTCAATTTCAACGAGACCAAACAGTTTAATTGACTTGAATCAACCTTATCAGGGGGAAGAAGCTGGAACTTCAAACTCTGTTTATTCTCTTGGTCCTGGGATCAGCCAGGGAGAGATCCCAGGCAGGGATCCATCTGCAAAAACAAATTCAGGATTTGGAGTTTTATCCATGGAAAGTTTTGGTAATagtgaaactaaaaaaaacgtGGATGCATGCTCAAGGCCGCAGGAGCATCCACCTTTTACCAATGAAGCTG GGCATAATAGAAGCACATTGGTCGATTTTCAGTTACCATCAGTTTCAACTCGGGGGAGGCCAAGACATCATTTGGAGCGGAGTCCAATAGTGGTTTTAGCACTTCCTGCCTTTAATGGCCCTGCCCCATTGAATAAGTTCTCCAGACGATCAATTGCTAGGCCTAGGCATACTGGCAACAAGCTTCATGTGGGTAGAAGTTCGAGATGTAGTCCACAACATGGACATGTGAGGTCCAAGATCACTTCCCATGACTCCCATTTCGAGTCCATGACAAGCAGTACTGACCATGATTTCTCTCCTGGACACCCTGCCCATAAGGAGCACTTAAAGGGTTCAGATATGATGGATGTGAAATCAGAGAGGGATATGGACTTAAATTCCATTCCCCCTGCTCGTTCTGCAGATGTGGTTTCCCAACAACAGACTTGTACCATGGATAAAGGCAACAAGTCTGAAG AGAGTTGGCCAGCACTTTCTGTTCCAGGAGCTTCTGTAGTGGCACCTATTAGTCCAGAAAACCAGGAGTGTCCCCGACCTAGAGGAGAATCTGAGGAGACTCCTCTAGATTTGTCCCAAGGGAAAGGTACAGGTCCACTAGAGAAGCCTGACAAAATTGCAGCAGAGGAATCACTTTTCACTTCTTCAACTGGGATTGAAGCTTGTTTAGAGAGTGCTGCTTGTGATCCATCCAACACTTCACCCCTGTATTGGTTTGTCACTATTTGTTTGGATCCTAACACTGAGTCTAAATTATCTTTTAGTGGCAATAATGGTTCTGAACAGGAGGGGTTGTCATGTGATGAGGTTGATTACTTCGAAGCCATGACATTGAAACTAGTTGAGCTTAAGTCAGAAGAGCACCTGTGCAAGAACAATAGCCAAAAGGAGGAAGGGACATGCTCTACCATATTTCTGAGTCAACCAAAAAAGGGCCGCCGGTGGAGACGACAGAAGGACTTTCAGAAGGAAATCCTCCCCAGCCTCGCCTCTCTCGCGAGGCATGAGGTGGCTGAAGATCTTCAGACAATAGGAGGGCTGGTGAAAGCTGCAGGTTCTCCTCCAGGAACAAAGTTGGCAAGAGATGCTGGTAAAAACAAGGAGGCAAGGGGGAGGAAGCGGATGAGAGCCTCTGTCTCCAATGTGGTGGAGAGCACTGGGTCTATGCCATTGCAACAGCCAGCTGCCACTGCTGAAGCGGGGTCACAGGACAGATGGCTAACAGGGTGGGGGAGTGTAAGGCGCCGGGGTCAGAGACATCGGGCAAGTAATCCTTCTCTTCTTTTAACTCAGTTCTCATGA
- the LOC117904098 gene encoding mitogen-activated protein kinase kinase kinase 17-like translates to MEDMIVKQCLIGQGASGKVYMAVSRNGGGSRLLAVKSSVCSSSSSSLLREEEILRSLGACPDVVECFGGYSSMEVDGSWVYNLILEYAPGGTLRSLMERRRGKLSESEVRDYARMIIRGLCYIHQKGLVHCDLKPDNVLVFPGVDGGNVVKIADFGLAKRVGEEEAPRVSFRGTPSYMSPESLALKEHDAPMDIWSLGCTIIEMVTGQRVWTGCKRVGGMVEHVVVNKQVPKTPELLSQYGKDFLEKCFVRDPKWRWTAEMLLHHPFVAPPPPPTGTPILMTGLLPFRYCPLSDTGRKFSSSFPSLMGRSLTPLLPPVLLPSSSSSSSSEELLPTISIPPTFFNSLPHSLPSSEEPSICELLSNLSLPSGWDSVEEVTPGSRSQ, encoded by the coding sequence ATGGAGGATATGATAGTCAAACAGTGTCTTATTGGGCAGGGAGCATCTGGAAAAGTCTACATGGCCGTCTCTAGAAACGGCGGCGGCAGTCGACTGCTGGCAGTGAAATCTTCGGTttgttcttcttcctcttcttcccttCTCAGGGAGGAAGAGATACTCCGCTCTCTGGGGGCTTGCCCTGATGTTGTTGAGTGCTTCGGTGGTTATTCAAGCATGGAAGTTGATGGCAGTTGGGTTTATAATCTAATTCTAGAGTACGCACCCGGAGGAACTCTGAGGAGTTTGATGGAAAGGCGCAGAGGTAAATTGTCGGAATCTGAAGTTCGGGATTACGCAAGAATGATAATCAGAGGGCTTTGCTACATTCATCAGAAAGGATTGGTTCACTGCGATCTGAAGCCGGATAATGTTCTAGTTTTTCCTGGCGTAGATGGTGGGAATGTGGTTAAAATTGCTGATTTTGGACTGGCTAAAAGGGTGGGAGAAGAGGAAGCGCCCCGAGTCAGCTTCCGGGGCACGCCGTCTTACATGTCGCCAGAGTCTTTGGCTTTGAAGGAGCATGATGCGCCCATGGATATATGGTCCCTAGGGTGCACTATTATTGAGATGGTGACCGGACAAAGGGTCTGGACTGGCTGCAAGCGTGTGGGTGGGATGGTTGAGCATGTGGTGGTTAACAAGCAAGTACCCAAAACACCTGAATTATTGTCGCAGTATGGGAAAGATTTTTTGGAGAAGTGCTTCGTGAGAGATCCGAAGTGGAGATGGACGGCTGAGATGCTCCTCCATCACCCTTTTGTGgccccccctccccctcctaCCGGGACCCCGATACTAATGACCGGCTTGCTACCCTTTAGATATTGTCCCCTAAGTGATACGGGACGAAAGTTTTCTTCGAGCTTTCCTTCTTTGATGGGCCGCTCTTTAACACCGTTGCTTCCACCCGTTTtacttccttcttcttcttcttcttcatcttccgAGGAGTTGCTTCCAACTATTTCAATTCCTCCCACATTCTTTAATTCTTTGCCTCATTCCTTACCTTCTTCCGAGGAGCCTTCTATTTGTGAATTGCTTTCGAATCTTTCTCTTCCCTCTGGATGGGATAGTGTTGAAGAAGTGACTCCTGGGTCTCGCAGTCAATGA